A single window of Arvicanthis niloticus isolate mArvNil1 chromosome 20, mArvNil1.pat.X, whole genome shotgun sequence DNA harbors:
- the Ggt5 gene encoding glutathione hydrolase 5 proenzyme isoform X2, with the protein MAWGQRATVCLVLLGVGLGLTIIVLAVVLSHHQASCGPGAFTRAAVAADSKICSDIGRAILQQQGSPVDAAIAALICTGVVNPQSMGLGGGVVFTIYNASTGKVEVINARETVPASCDQDLLNQCRNSLPLGTGTQWIGVPGELRGYAEAHRRHGRLPWAQLFRPTIALLREGFHVPSVLSQFLNNSILWRSLNSSTLRQLFFNGTETLRTQDPFPWPALANTLETVATEGAEALYTGRLGRMLVEDIAKQGSQLTVQDLAAFQPEVVEPLEMPLGNYTLYSPPPPAGGAILSLILNVLKGFNFSAETVARLEGKVNMYHHLVETLKFAVGQRGRLWDPSSYPGIQDFLGEDLAQRIRQQIDGRGDHHRLSRYNLSRVRGNKMGTSHVSVLGEDGSAVAATSTINTPFGAMVYSPQTGILLNNELLDLCRRNVPGSNVIPPPVPGERPPSSMVPSILVNKGQGSKLVIGGAGGELIISAVAQTIMNKLWFGFDLTEAIAAPILHVNNEGHVEYEPNFNQEVRKGLQDRGQSQSQSQRPVFLNAVQAVFQEGPCIYAVSDLRKAGKASGY; encoded by the exons AGCCATCCTCCAGCAGCAGGGCTCACCTGTGGATGCCGCCATCGCTGCCCTGATCTGTACTGGGGTTGTCAACCCTCAGAGCATGGGCCTGGGCGGAGGGGTTGTCTTCACCATCTACAATGCATCAACAG GGAAAGTGGAAGTCATCAATGCTCGGGAGACAGTACCAGCCAGCTGTGACCAGGACCTGCTAAACCAGTGTAGAAACTCCCTGCCACTGGGCACAG GGACCCAGTGGATCGGGGTTCCTGGTGAGCTCCGGGGCTATGCGGAGGCCCACCGCCGCCACGGCCGCCTGCCTTGGGCTCAGCTTTTCCGGCCCACCATCGCACTGCTCCGAGAGGGTTTCCATGTGCCCTCTGTCCTCAGCCAGTTTCTCAACAACAGCATCCTGTGGCGCTCCTTGAATTCATCAACCCTGAG aCAGCTCTTCTTCAATGGGACAGAAACCTTGAGAACTCAGGACCCATTCCCATGGCCTGCGCTGGCCAACACCCTGGAGACTGTGGCCACGGAGGGTGCAGAGGCCTTATACACGGGGAGGCTGGGCCGCATGCTGGTGGAAGATATTGCCAAGCAAG GAAGCCAGCTGACAGTTCAGGACTTGGCTGCCTTCCAGCCGGAAGTGGTGGAACCCCTGGAGATGCCCCTAGGAAACTATACCCTGTACTCACCGCCACCGCCTGCAGGGGGCGCTATTCTTAGCTTAATTCTCAACGTGCTGAAAG GGTTCAACTTCTCTGCAGAGACGGTGGCCCGGCTTGAAGGGAAAGTGAACATGTACCATCACCTTGTAGAGACTCTCAAGTTCGCAGTGGGGCAGAGGGGCCGGCTATGGGACCCTTCCAGTTACCCAGGGATACAG GACTTTCTCGGGGAAGATCTAGCCCAGCGCATCCGCCAGCAGATCGACGGCCGTGGGGACCACCACCGACTCAGCCGTTACAACCTGTCCCGGGTCAGGGGCAACAAGATGGGCACCTCTCATGTGTCTGTGTTGGGAGAAGACGGCAGTGCCGTGGCAGCTACCAGCACCATCAACACACC CTTTGGAGCGATGGTGTACTCCCCACAGACAGGCATCCTCCTTAACAACGAACTACTAGACTTATGCCGGAGAAACGTACCAGGTTCCAATGTCATCCCTCCGCCTG TCCCAGGTGAGCGGCCACCATCTTCCATGGTACCCTCCATCTTGGTCAACAAAGGCCAGGGATCGAAGCTGGTGATCGGTGGGGCTGGTGGAGAGCTTATCATCTCGGCTGTGGCCCAG ACTATCATGAATAAGCTCTGGTTTGGCTTTGACCTGACAGAAGCCATTGCTGCTCCTATCCTACATGTCAACAACGAGGGCCACGTGGAGTATGAACCCAACTTCAACCAG gAGGTACGGAAGGGGCTACAGGACCGAGGCCAGAGTCAGAGCCAGAGCCAGCGGCCAGTTTTCCTGAATGCGGTCCAGGCCGTGTTTCAGGAAGGACCCTGCATCTATGCCGTATCTGATCTGAGGAAGGCTGGAAAGGCTTCGGGATACTAA
- the Ggt5 gene encoding glutathione hydrolase 5 proenzyme isoform X3, with product MPLGNYTLYSPPPPAGGAILSLILNVLKGFNFSAETVARLEGKVNMYHHLVETLKFAVGQRGRLWDPSSYPGIQNISQDFLGEDLAQRIRQQIDGRGDHHRLSRYNLSRVRGNKMGTSHVSVLGEDGSAVAATSTINTPFGAMVYSPQTGILLNNELLDLCRRNVPGSNVIPPPVPGERPPSSMVPSILVNKGQGSKLVIGGAGGELIISAVAQTIMNKLWFGFDLTEAIAAPILHVNNEGHVEYEPNFNQEVRKGLQDRGQSQSQSQRPVFLNAVQAVFQEGPCIYAVSDLRKAGKASGY from the exons ATGCCCCTAGGAAACTATACCCTGTACTCACCGCCACCGCCTGCAGGGGGCGCTATTCTTAGCTTAATTCTCAACGTGCTGAAAG GGTTCAACTTCTCTGCAGAGACGGTGGCCCGGCTTGAAGGGAAAGTGAACATGTACCATCACCTTGTAGAGACTCTCAAGTTCGCAGTGGGGCAGAGGGGCCGGCTATGGGACCCTTCCAGTTACCCAGGGATACAG AACATCTCCCAGGACTTTCTCGGGGAAGATCTAGCCCAGCGCATCCGCCAGCAGATCGACGGCCGTGGGGACCACCACCGACTCAGCCGTTACAACCTGTCCCGGGTCAGGGGCAACAAGATGGGCACCTCTCATGTGTCTGTGTTGGGAGAAGACGGCAGTGCCGTGGCAGCTACCAGCACCATCAACACACC CTTTGGAGCGATGGTGTACTCCCCACAGACAGGCATCCTCCTTAACAACGAACTACTAGACTTATGCCGGAGAAACGTACCAGGTTCCAATGTCATCCCTCCGCCTG TCCCAGGTGAGCGGCCACCATCTTCCATGGTACCCTCCATCTTGGTCAACAAAGGCCAGGGATCGAAGCTGGTGATCGGTGGGGCTGGTGGAGAGCTTATCATCTCGGCTGTGGCCCAG ACTATCATGAATAAGCTCTGGTTTGGCTTTGACCTGACAGAAGCCATTGCTGCTCCTATCCTACATGTCAACAACGAGGGCCACGTGGAGTATGAACCCAACTTCAACCAG gAGGTACGGAAGGGGCTACAGGACCGAGGCCAGAGTCAGAGCCAGAGCCAGCGGCCAGTTTTCCTGAATGCGGTCCAGGCCGTGTTTCAGGAAGGACCCTGCATCTATGCCGTATCTGATCTGAGGAAGGCTGGAAAGGCTTCGGGATACTAA
- the Ggt5 gene encoding glutathione hydrolase 5 proenzyme isoform X1 yields MAWGQRATVCLVLLGVGLGLTIIVLAVVLSHHQASCGPGAFTRAAVAADSKICSDIGRAILQQQGSPVDAAIAALICTGVVNPQSMGLGGGVVFTIYNASTGKVEVINARETVPASCDQDLLNQCRNSLPLGTGTQWIGVPGELRGYAEAHRRHGRLPWAQLFRPTIALLREGFHVPSVLSQFLNNSILWRSLNSSTLRQLFFNGTETLRTQDPFPWPALANTLETVATEGAEALYTGRLGRMLVEDIAKQGSQLTVQDLAAFQPEVVEPLEMPLGNYTLYSPPPPAGGAILSLILNVLKGFNFSAETVARLEGKVNMYHHLVETLKFAVGQRGRLWDPSSYPGIQNISQDFLGEDLAQRIRQQIDGRGDHHRLSRYNLSRVRGNKMGTSHVSVLGEDGSAVAATSTINTPFGAMVYSPQTGILLNNELLDLCRRNVPGSNVIPPPVPGERPPSSMVPSILVNKGQGSKLVIGGAGGELIISAVAQTIMNKLWFGFDLTEAIAAPILHVNNEGHVEYEPNFNQEVRKGLQDRGQSQSQSQRPVFLNAVQAVFQEGPCIYAVSDLRKAGKASGY; encoded by the exons AGCCATCCTCCAGCAGCAGGGCTCACCTGTGGATGCCGCCATCGCTGCCCTGATCTGTACTGGGGTTGTCAACCCTCAGAGCATGGGCCTGGGCGGAGGGGTTGTCTTCACCATCTACAATGCATCAACAG GGAAAGTGGAAGTCATCAATGCTCGGGAGACAGTACCAGCCAGCTGTGACCAGGACCTGCTAAACCAGTGTAGAAACTCCCTGCCACTGGGCACAG GGACCCAGTGGATCGGGGTTCCTGGTGAGCTCCGGGGCTATGCGGAGGCCCACCGCCGCCACGGCCGCCTGCCTTGGGCTCAGCTTTTCCGGCCCACCATCGCACTGCTCCGAGAGGGTTTCCATGTGCCCTCTGTCCTCAGCCAGTTTCTCAACAACAGCATCCTGTGGCGCTCCTTGAATTCATCAACCCTGAG aCAGCTCTTCTTCAATGGGACAGAAACCTTGAGAACTCAGGACCCATTCCCATGGCCTGCGCTGGCCAACACCCTGGAGACTGTGGCCACGGAGGGTGCAGAGGCCTTATACACGGGGAGGCTGGGCCGCATGCTGGTGGAAGATATTGCCAAGCAAG GAAGCCAGCTGACAGTTCAGGACTTGGCTGCCTTCCAGCCGGAAGTGGTGGAACCCCTGGAGATGCCCCTAGGAAACTATACCCTGTACTCACCGCCACCGCCTGCAGGGGGCGCTATTCTTAGCTTAATTCTCAACGTGCTGAAAG GGTTCAACTTCTCTGCAGAGACGGTGGCCCGGCTTGAAGGGAAAGTGAACATGTACCATCACCTTGTAGAGACTCTCAAGTTCGCAGTGGGGCAGAGGGGCCGGCTATGGGACCCTTCCAGTTACCCAGGGATACAG AACATCTCCCAGGACTTTCTCGGGGAAGATCTAGCCCAGCGCATCCGCCAGCAGATCGACGGCCGTGGGGACCACCACCGACTCAGCCGTTACAACCTGTCCCGGGTCAGGGGCAACAAGATGGGCACCTCTCATGTGTCTGTGTTGGGAGAAGACGGCAGTGCCGTGGCAGCTACCAGCACCATCAACACACC CTTTGGAGCGATGGTGTACTCCCCACAGACAGGCATCCTCCTTAACAACGAACTACTAGACTTATGCCGGAGAAACGTACCAGGTTCCAATGTCATCCCTCCGCCTG TCCCAGGTGAGCGGCCACCATCTTCCATGGTACCCTCCATCTTGGTCAACAAAGGCCAGGGATCGAAGCTGGTGATCGGTGGGGCTGGTGGAGAGCTTATCATCTCGGCTGTGGCCCAG ACTATCATGAATAAGCTCTGGTTTGGCTTTGACCTGACAGAAGCCATTGCTGCTCCTATCCTACATGTCAACAACGAGGGCCACGTGGAGTATGAACCCAACTTCAACCAG gAGGTACGGAAGGGGCTACAGGACCGAGGCCAGAGTCAGAGCCAGAGCCAGCGGCCAGTTTTCCTGAATGCGGTCCAGGCCGTGTTTCAGGAAGGACCCTGCATCTATGCCGTATCTGATCTGAGGAAGGCTGGAAAGGCTTCGGGATACTAA